In one window of Oligoflexia bacterium DNA:
- a CDS encoding SUMF1/EgtB/PvdO family nonheme iron enzyme produces MNNAMHFYGKIKRSLNYTVIVMAFCFFCSCNMSIAAKDNSNTGVKPGIKTVPSKQTQVVTAQEEANLPEENEDITINDDDMFLKLGDSQIKLHLRRVPKGSFNMGISEEQYKDLLRKYDALAITKDDEIIDDTARKVSIEQDYFIGKYEVSKEQYAQFDPSYDYPEKEKNIPMTNISVEQANEFCAWLNKQYENYEIRLPKEIEWEYAAKGATENTYTWGMDYDKSKANLESEQLLAVGSKPESDSWVGASDMLGNATEMCSIDEVYQRNDEYASVSARGGRYFSDDLNATTTTRHLLYSGQRVDVGFRIVAIPLEPESNDE; encoded by the coding sequence ATGAATAACGCAATGCATTTTTACGGAAAGATTAAACGCAGTTTAAATTACACTGTTATTGTCATGGCTTTTTGTTTTTTTTGTAGCTGTAATATGAGCATAGCCGCCAAGGATAACTCTAACACAGGTGTAAAGCCAGGTATAAAAACAGTACCTTCAAAACAAACTCAAGTTGTAACAGCCCAAGAGGAGGCAAACTTACCAGAGGAAAATGAAGACATAACAATAAACGATGACGACATGTTTTTAAAATTGGGAGACAGTCAGATAAAATTGCATTTACGACGCGTCCCCAAAGGTTCTTTTAATATGGGGATCAGTGAAGAGCAATACAAAGACTTGTTGCGCAAGTATGACGCTTTGGCCATCACCAAAGATGATGAGATTATAGATGATACAGCAAGAAAAGTTAGCATTGAGCAGGACTACTTCATAGGTAAGTATGAAGTGAGCAAAGAACAGTACGCCCAATTTGATCCCAGTTATGATTACCCTGAAAAGGAAAAAAACATTCCTATGACCAATATTTCAGTAGAACAAGCCAATGAGTTTTGCGCATGGTTAAATAAACAGTATGAAAATTATGAAATTAGATTGCCCAAAGAGATTGAGTGGGAATATGCAGCCAAAGGAGCTACAGAAAATACCTACACTTGGGGTATGGATTACGATAAAAGCAAGGCCAATTTAGAGTCTGAGCAACTATTGGCAGTGGGGAGTAAACCGGAAAGTGATAGTTGGGTGGGAGCTTCTGATATGCTGGGGAATGCTACAGAAATGTGCTCTATAGACGAGGTCTACCAAAGAAATGATGAGTACGCTAGCGTGAGCGCCAGAGGCGGACGCTACTTTTCTGATGATTTGAATGCAACAACGACGACACGTCATCTTCTTTACAGTGGACAAAGAGTTGATGTGGGCTTTAGAATAGTAGCAATTCCATTAGAGCCAGAATCAAACGATGAATGA
- a CDS encoding Ig-like domain-containing protein — protein MRYKYIILSSLVLIMAFVLNGCGPVDNFQNQRQISLETLALQSTFVINSFHPNYSGQNPPTNVGNLGTNVIQATFSENCDQLSLQASFRLTETIYNGPNSTSVADLTNTTTVLCSGPFATFTINTPNGSGGALAANARYELTIFQTARSAQGQNLKYLNIYKMYTNFNFDNAGAFGFTDPANPPRVIDVNYYEICGQPYMFIFFSEDLARAPLVRVKTGVIGTFIGLGDPTYSTWPAYSGRMDVFGVHINSGGALSGHNIKIFKNDVVDLQGDTMEADYQKGGLFQLISPC, from the coding sequence ATGCGTTATAAATACATTATTTTATCTAGTTTAGTATTAATTATGGCTTTTGTCCTCAATGGCTGTGGACCGGTGGACAACTTCCAGAATCAAAGGCAGATCAGTCTGGAAACTTTGGCTTTGCAAAGCACTTTCGTGATTAACAGTTTTCATCCCAATTATTCAGGACAAAACCCGCCAACAAATGTTGGAAATTTAGGAACCAATGTTATTCAAGCGACGTTCAGTGAAAATTGTGATCAGCTAAGCTTACAAGCAAGTTTTCGTTTAACCGAAACCATTTACAACGGACCTAACTCAACAAGTGTCGCGGATTTAACCAATACAACCACTGTTTTGTGTTCAGGGCCATTTGCAACGTTTACGATCAACACACCCAATGGGAGTGGGGGTGCCTTGGCTGCCAATGCAAGGTATGAGTTAACCATTTTTCAAACAGCTCGTTCTGCTCAAGGGCAAAATTTAAAATATTTAAATATTTATAAAATGTATACAAACTTTAACTTTGATAATGCTGGAGCTTTTGGTTTTACCGATCCAGCCAACCCACCCAGAGTTATTGACGTCAATTATTATGAAATCTGTGGTCAGCCCTACATGTTTATTTTCTTCAGTGAAGATTTAGCTCGCGCACCTTTGGTCAGAGTGAAAACGGGTGTAATTGGTACATTCATTGGTTTAGGTGATCCAACCTATTCAACATGGCCAGCATATTCTGGGCGTATGGACGTTTTTGGTGTGCATATCAACAGTGGCGGCGCCTTATCCGGACATAATATCAAAATTTTCAAAAATGATGTTGTTGATTTACAAGGCGATACCATGGAAGCCGATTATCAAAAAGGTGGATTATTTCAGCTGATTTCACCGTGTTAA
- a CDS encoding N-acetylmuramoyl-L-alanine amidase produces MLAIRKNWQIRHSLLLLMSYSLLLFAQDSPSQLQNLRVKKKLGIEQVILTFSKSIESKGHYLRASDVSPNARYYVDFSTASLNENFPSPNLGGDFTLIQSVRIAQKDKDTVRIVLDLPKTLDQNNIVLEHKNNTLIISLAKKATDLAILQLEESGPVQLEINSSKTDDLTQSSSNQSAAKSLDTSKPSTPPIDIEIPSTQEIEISPMSAPANKTQQAPKQTPEVIINPPKTKSNKHIIIIDAGHGGEDSGARGPFYKTNEKDVTLSIAKRLKKILDQDDHYRVLMTRESDTYLHLWDRTNFANKHHGDLFVSIHANANKKNTANGVSTYFLHNADDEESLRVAMRENGELAVPKTKKTPQNDAYFLEIMKASMLKNFHTVQSTDLARIVQNSLFKHLSQNYNNVYNRGVKSARFYVLTGANMPAILVETSFITNKLEEKRLRNTAYQYQIALAIYRGIQGYFKQQNSGLSHARLY; encoded by the coding sequence ATGTTGGCAATCCGCAAAAATTGGCAAATTCGGCACAGCTTGCTGCTGTTAATGAGCTACTCTCTATTGCTTTTTGCTCAAGACAGTCCTTCTCAATTACAAAACTTACGTGTTAAAAAAAAATTGGGCATTGAACAAGTTATCCTTACTTTTAGTAAAAGTATTGAAAGCAAAGGCCATTATCTAAGAGCCAGTGACGTTTCACCCAATGCTCGTTATTATGTTGATTTTTCAACTGCAAGCCTCAATGAAAACTTTCCTTCTCCAAATTTGGGTGGAGATTTTACATTGATTCAAAGTGTTAGGATTGCACAAAAAGATAAAGATACTGTTCGTATAGTATTAGACTTACCCAAAACTCTAGACCAAAACAATATTGTTTTGGAACATAAAAACAATACCCTTATTATTTCTCTGGCAAAAAAAGCTACAGATCTCGCCATCCTTCAACTTGAAGAATCTGGGCCTGTTCAACTTGAAATTAATTCATCAAAGACAGATGATCTCACTCAAAGCTCTTCAAATCAAAGCGCGGCTAAGTCTTTAGACACATCCAAGCCTTCTACCCCCCCCATTGATATTGAGATCCCCAGCACTCAAGAAATTGAAATCTCTCCAATGAGCGCCCCTGCAAACAAAACTCAACAAGCTCCCAAACAAACTCCAGAAGTAATTATTAACCCACCTAAAACCAAAAGCAATAAGCATATTATCATTATTGATGCGGGTCATGGCGGTGAAGACTCCGGTGCGCGCGGCCCATTTTATAAAACCAATGAAAAGGATGTCACCTTAAGCATTGCCAAACGTCTAAAGAAAATTTTAGATCAAGATGATCATTACCGTGTTTTGATGACCCGTGAAAGCGATACTTACTTACATCTTTGGGACAGAACCAATTTTGCCAATAAACATCATGGTGATTTGTTTGTTTCCATTCATGCCAATGCCAATAAAAAAAACACTGCCAATGGTGTGAGCACTTATTTTTTACACAATGCCGATGATGAAGAAAGTTTACGTGTAGCCATGCGCGAGAACGGTGAGTTGGCGGTTCCTAAAACCAAAAAAACTCCACAAAATGATGCCTATTTTTTAGAAATCATGAAAGCCTCAATGCTGAAAAACTTTCATACTGTGCAGTCCACGGATTTGGCCCGTATCGTTCAAAACAGTTTATTCAAACATCTTAGTCAAAACTACAACAATGTTTACAATCGTGGGGTTAAAAGTGCTCGTTTTTATGTTTTAACTGGAGCCAACATGCCAGCCATTTTGGTAGAGACCTCTTTTATCACCAACAAACTAGAAGAAAAACGTTTACGCAACACCGCCTATCAGTATCAGATTGCTTTGGCGATTTATCGTGGAATTCAAGGTTATTTTAAACAACAAAATTCCGGTTTAAGTCACGCTAGACTCTATTAA
- a CDS encoding uracil-DNA glycosylase family protein, translating into MSKRQTLLEEIRQCTLCLDELPLAPRPVLNFAAEANILLVGQAPGIKVHETGIPWHDASGERLRDWLQVSSKIFYDPKKIAIVPMGFCYPGKGKTGDLPPMKRCAPTWMPPILQQLPKVQLTLLVGAYAQKYFLQASFNGLTQTVKDYKKFLPNYFPLPHPSPRNNIWLKKNPWFEENVLSDLRQIIKAVL; encoded by the coding sequence ATGTCAAAAAGACAAACTTTGTTAGAAGAGATTCGGCAGTGTACTTTATGTTTAGATGAATTGCCTTTAGCACCAAGGCCTGTTTTAAACTTTGCAGCGGAAGCAAATATTTTATTGGTGGGGCAAGCACCAGGCATCAAAGTTCATGAAACGGGTATTCCTTGGCATGATGCTAGCGGAGAACGTTTAAGAGATTGGTTGCAAGTGAGCAGTAAAATATTTTATGATCCCAAAAAAATTGCCATTGTGCCTATGGGTTTTTGTTATCCGGGAAAAGGAAAAACTGGAGATTTACCGCCCATGAAACGCTGTGCACCCACTTGGATGCCACCAATTTTACAACAATTACCCAAGGTTCAATTAACCTTATTGGTGGGGGCCTATGCCCAAAAATATTTTTTACAAGCTTCATTCAATGGCTTAACCCAAACTGTAAAAGATTATAAAAAATTTTTACCCAACTATTTTCCACTGCCGCATCCTTCTCCAAGAAATAACATATGGCTAAAAAAGAACCCATGGTTTGAAGAAAATGTACTTTCAGACTTAAGACAGATAATAAAGGCCGTGTTATGA
- a CDS encoding DUF2059 domain-containing protein — MNHYKKSILSLIFLFSTLALANNAISKSKANSIHELLKVSNAASMGKQFTQQMFAMLEAQIPDDKQACFKNATLAVELQMTDKKFAELLTPVYDKHFTEQDINGLIAFYKTTLGKKLLEKQPLIIQDSMIASQQWGQEMNTLLQKEIAKCN, encoded by the coding sequence GTGAATCATTATAAAAAATCAATATTAAGTTTGATTTTTCTTTTTAGTACACTTGCTTTGGCCAACAACGCCATCAGTAAAAGTAAAGCCAATAGTATTCATGAACTTTTAAAAGTTTCTAATGCTGCTAGCATGGGCAAGCAATTTACCCAGCAAATGTTTGCTATGCTTGAAGCGCAAATTCCTGACGATAAACAAGCCTGTTTTAAAAATGCAACTTTAGCTGTTGAACTACAAATGACGGATAAGAAATTTGCTGAATTACTGACACCTGTTTATGACAAACATTTCACGGAACAAGATATCAATGGCTTGATTGCGTTTTATAAAACCACATTGGGTAAAAAATTGTTAGAAAAGCAACCCCTCATCATCCAAGATTCCATGATTGCCAGCCAGCAATGGGGTCAAGAAATGAACACGCTGTTACAAAAAGAAATAGCAAAGTGTAACTAA
- the mutS gene encoding DNA mismatch repair protein MutS, translating to MAGAQTPLMKQYLEIKSNYQDCILFFRLGDFYEMFFDDAQKAAPILDIALTCRDKNAKDPVPLCGVPHHSANSYIAKLLDHGLNVAICEQMEEAAASKGLVKRDVVKVVTPSMRTETEGLSSTQDSYIVSIYPSTQNKKILYALAWMNIANGHFASTVLDSLSNLEHQLWQLKAKEILVPNKNVPAELSAWQTAFASVQRDVIFHALDTWVFSEGEKALADFFNLNNLHGLGFSNIQAQAASCHAIIYYAKDLRKNNCNHLDIPKHQHSHQFLHLDKISQNHLDLFPNAHSSQHDLFSLLNHCKNTMGTRLLYTWMSQALLDQEKINARLSAVSSLYEQPKTLEQLQKLLKGICDLERLSSKIIQHTIKPLELLAILQSLQTIPLISEHLNTLCFDANNALSTLSKNLSSCKPIMKLLQQRLQDEPAKSIEDAWVIKDGFNSQLDELRKLCTHGQDWLSQLEQQEKKNTGITTLKVRYNKVFGYYIEVSKSHINKVPAHYVRKQTLVNAERFITEELKNYEVKLLNAQDERLRLEKELYTQLLVELAPLAHELKQQAHLIAQIDVLAAFAQAALQNNYIRPNLCAKGLTLKIKQGRHPMLEQHLPNNASFVPNDLTLDHDQQQMIILTGPNMSGKSTLMRQTALIVYMAHIGCFVPAQEADIPYVDQIFTRVGTGDDLAQGRSTFMVEMNETAKILRNASQNSLIILDEVGRGTSTYDGLALAWAVSEYLHDHIAAKTLFATHYHELTELAEQKPKMQNYHVAAKLWQDSIVFLHSLKQGPASQSYGLEVAKMAGVLDDVVHRARQVLNNLEQQHMKPPQCSFDFSATSRSKAQTSSIVEQALKDTDLNSLSPKQALDLLYQWQNEIS from the coding sequence ATGGCTGGCGCACAAACACCTTTGATGAAGCAGTACCTAGAAATCAAATCCAACTATCAAGACTGCATACTGTTTTTTAGGCTTGGTGATTTTTATGAAATGTTTTTTGATGATGCGCAAAAAGCTGCCCCTATTTTAGACATTGCGCTGACCTGTAGAGATAAAAATGCCAAAGATCCCGTCCCTTTATGTGGCGTTCCTCACCACAGCGCCAACAGTTATATTGCCAAACTCTTAGATCATGGTCTCAATGTGGCCATCTGTGAACAAATGGAAGAAGCTGCTGCCAGCAAAGGTTTGGTCAAACGTGATGTGGTTAAAGTGGTTACTCCAAGCATGCGCACAGAAACTGAAGGCTTGAGTTCTACACAAGACAGTTATATTGTTTCTATTTATCCTAGCACTCAAAACAAAAAAATTCTTTATGCCTTGGCTTGGATGAACATTGCCAATGGTCACTTTGCCAGTACCGTCTTGGATTCTTTAAGTAACCTTGAACACCAACTCTGGCAACTCAAAGCCAAAGAAATTTTGGTTCCCAATAAAAATGTGCCCGCTGAACTAAGTGCTTGGCAAACTGCTTTTGCCAGTGTTCAACGCGATGTTATTTTTCATGCTCTGGATACTTGGGTTTTTTCTGAAGGAGAAAAAGCTTTAGCGGATTTTTTTAACTTAAACAACTTGCACGGTTTAGGATTTAGCAACATTCAGGCTCAAGCTGCCAGCTGCCATGCCATCATTTATTACGCTAAAGACTTACGCAAAAACAACTGCAATCACCTAGATATTCCTAAGCATCAACACAGCCATCAATTTTTGCATTTGGATAAAATCAGCCAAAATCATTTGGACCTATTTCCTAATGCTCACTCTTCTCAACATGATTTATTTTCTCTGCTTAATCATTGCAAAAACACAATGGGAACCCGTCTGCTCTATACCTGGATGAGCCAAGCTTTGCTAGATCAAGAAAAAATAAACGCTCGCCTTAGCGCTGTGTCCAGTTTGTATGAGCAGCCCAAAACTTTAGAACAATTGCAAAAGTTACTCAAAGGCATCTGTGACCTTGAACGCTTATCCAGCAAAATCATTCAGCACACCATTAAACCCTTAGAGTTGCTTGCCATCTTACAAAGTCTTCAAACTATTCCCCTTATATCTGAGCATCTAAACACGCTCTGCTTTGACGCTAACAATGCGCTAAGCACACTCAGTAAAAACTTATCTTCTTGCAAGCCTATCATGAAGCTTCTTCAACAGCGTTTACAAGACGAGCCGGCTAAAAGCATTGAGGATGCATGGGTGATTAAAGATGGTTTCAACTCTCAACTGGATGAACTGAGAAAACTGTGCACTCATGGTCAGGATTGGTTAAGTCAGCTTGAACAACAAGAAAAGAAAAACACCGGCATCACTACCTTAAAAGTCCGATACAATAAGGTTTTTGGCTATTACATTGAAGTAAGCAAGAGCCATATCAACAAAGTGCCTGCCCATTATGTTCGTAAACAAACCTTGGTTAACGCTGAACGCTTCATCACCGAAGAACTTAAAAACTATGAAGTAAAGTTGCTCAATGCTCAAGATGAACGCTTGCGTTTGGAAAAAGAATTGTACACTCAATTGCTTGTTGAGCTGGCTCCCTTAGCCCATGAACTTAAACAACAAGCACATTTGATAGCGCAAATAGATGTTCTTGCAGCTTTTGCACAAGCCGCATTGCAAAACAATTACATACGACCAAATCTTTGTGCCAAAGGTTTAACCCTTAAGATTAAGCAAGGTCGTCATCCTATGCTTGAACAACATTTGCCTAACAATGCAAGCTTTGTCCCAAATGACCTTACTCTTGATCACGACCAGCAACAAATGATTATTTTAACTGGCCCTAACATGTCTGGAAAATCTACCCTTATGCGTCAAACCGCTCTTATTGTCTATATGGCGCACATTGGTTGTTTTGTGCCAGCTCAAGAAGCGGATATCCCTTATGTAGATCAAATTTTTACTCGCGTGGGAACTGGTGATGACCTAGCCCAGGGACGCTCAACTTTCATGGTAGAGATGAATGAAACCGCAAAAATCTTGCGCAATGCCAGCCAAAATTCTTTAATTATTCTTGATGAAGTGGGCAGAGGTACCAGCACTTATGATGGTCTTGCTCTTGCGTGGGCAGTATCAGAATACCTACATGACCATATTGCTGCCAAAACTTTATTTGCTACGCATTATCATGAGCTCACAGAGTTGGCTGAACAAAAACCAAAAATGCAAAACTATCATGTAGCGGCTAAACTTTGGCAGGATAGTATTGTTTTTTTACATAGCCTTAAACAAGGTCCGGCCAGCCAAAGTTATGGTTTAGAGGTTGCTAAAATGGCGGGTGTTCTAGATGATGTTGTGCATCGGGCACGCCAAGTGTTAAACAATTTAGAGCAACAACATATGAAACCACCGCAATGTAGCTTTGACTTTTCTGCTACGTCTAGATCTAAAGCCCAAACATCCTCAATTGTAGAACAAGCGCTCAAAGATACTGATTTAAACAGCTTATCCCCTAAACAAGCCTTAGACTTACTCTATCAATGGCAAAACGAGATCTCTTAA
- the lon gene encoding endopeptidase La, with amino-acid sequence MLFDQDEKEKTVKNKRKLPLLPLRDIIVFPHMVVPLYVGRKKSVAALEHAMASDKDLLLCAQKSSKNNDPTPEDIYTMGTLGSIMQMQKLPDGTVRVLIEGKTRAKIHSYEQNEKFYMCSIDEVKEDEGSSVEVEALMRTVHATFEVYIKLNKKIPPEMLMSVAAIDDPSRLADTIAAHLTLKQEDKQEVLEIIDAKDRLEKLYTLMQSEIEILQVEKKIQSRVKKQMEKTQKDYYLNERMNAIQKELGEKDEFKAEMDELEKRIKNKKLSKEADEKVKKEFKKLKMMSPMAAEATVVRNYIDWILDLPWYKYSEDKLDLQAAQHILDKDHFGLDKVKKRILEYLAVQKLVKKIKGPILCFVGPPGVGKTSLARSIATAMGRKFVRISVGGLRDEAEIRGHRRTYIGAMPGKLIQSLKKAGTSNPVFLIDEIDKMSSDFRGDPSSAMLEVLDPEQNVSFNDHYLDLDYDLSKVTFLATANSLHTIPRPLLDRMEIISLAGYTEDEKLNIAKQYLVDKQKEANGLSDNNISFNDAAIRKVIRRYTKEAGVRNLERELASLCRKIAREVVEKGKQHHRTITSSNVAKYLGVEKFKYGKAHEIKTVGRTIGLAWTELGGDLLDIEATIMPGNGKLTMTGKLGDVMKESAHAALSYVRSRAKALGLRDDFYSKIDIHIHVPEGAIPKDGPSAGVTMATSLASALLHVPVRNDVAMTGEITIAGRVLPIGGLKEKILAAHRGGIKTIIIPKENEKDLKDIPKNVLKELTVHAMQHADEVLKEALALEDSSRADFLSNIEGFLPPIFEKDAQEAENKPVH; translated from the coding sequence ATGTTATTTGATCAAGATGAAAAAGAAAAAACGGTAAAAAACAAGCGTAAACTACCGCTTTTACCGCTAAGAGATATTATTGTATTTCCGCATATGGTGGTGCCTTTGTATGTGGGCAGAAAAAAATCAGTGGCTGCCTTAGAACATGCCATGGCTTCAGATAAAGATTTATTGCTGTGTGCACAAAAAAGCTCTAAAAACAACGATCCAACGCCAGAAGATATTTACACCATGGGAACCTTGGGTAGCATCATGCAAATGCAAAAACTCCCGGATGGAACCGTGCGGGTTTTGATTGAAGGTAAAACCAGAGCCAAAATTCATAGCTATGAACAGAATGAAAAATTCTACATGTGCAGCATTGATGAAGTCAAAGAAGACGAAGGCAGTTCAGTAGAAGTTGAGGCTTTAATGCGTACAGTACACGCTACCTTTGAAGTCTATATTAAGCTTAATAAAAAAATTCCACCTGAAATGCTGATGAGTGTGGCGGCCATTGATGATCCTTCGCGTTTGGCAGATACCATTGCTGCACACTTAACCTTAAAGCAAGAAGATAAACAAGAAGTTTTAGAGATTATTGATGCAAAAGATCGTTTAGAAAAACTGTACACCTTGATGCAGTCTGAGATTGAGATTTTACAAGTAGAAAAAAAGATCCAATCACGGGTGAAAAAACAAATGGAAAAAACCCAGAAGGACTATTATCTCAATGAACGCATGAACGCCATTCAAAAAGAGCTGGGTGAAAAAGATGAGTTCAAAGCTGAAATGGATGAACTTGAAAAACGCATCAAAAATAAAAAACTCAGCAAAGAAGCAGATGAGAAAGTTAAAAAAGAGTTTAAAAAGCTTAAAATGATGTCACCTATGGCAGCAGAAGCTACCGTGGTGCGCAACTACATTGACTGGATTTTAGATTTACCTTGGTACAAGTATTCTGAAGATAAGTTGGATTTACAAGCGGCCCAACATATTTTAGATAAAGATCACTTTGGTTTGGATAAGGTTAAAAAAAGAATCTTGGAATATTTAGCTGTTCAAAAACTGGTTAAAAAAATCAAAGGTCCTATTTTATGTTTTGTGGGCCCTCCTGGGGTGGGTAAAACTTCTTTAGCACGGTCAATTGCAACCGCCATGGGCAGAAAATTTGTGAGAATTTCTGTGGGTGGTCTGCGTGATGAAGCTGAAATTAGAGGGCATAGACGAACCTACATAGGTGCCATGCCGGGCAAGTTGATTCAATCGCTCAAAAAAGCCGGGACCAGCAACCCAGTATTTTTAATTGATGAGATTGATAAAATGTCTTCTGATTTTAGAGGTGACCCATCCAGTGCTATGTTGGAAGTCTTAGATCCAGAACAAAACGTCAGTTTCAATGACCACTATTTGGACTTGGATTATGATTTATCCAAAGTAACATTTTTGGCCACAGCCAACTCTTTGCATACCATTCCCAGACCTTTGTTGGACAGAATGGAAATCATATCATTGGCCGGTTACACTGAAGATGAAAAGCTCAATATTGCAAAGCAGTATTTGGTGGATAAACAAAAAGAAGCCAACGGATTAAGCGATAACAACATCAGTTTTAATGATGCGGCCATTCGGAAGGTGATTCGCCGTTATACCAAAGAAGCGGGGGTTCGAAACCTTGAAAGAGAATTGGCATCATTATGCAGAAAAATTGCCAGAGAAGTTGTTGAGAAAGGTAAACAACATCATAGAACCATAACATCAAGCAATGTAGCAAAATATTTAGGCGTAGAAAAGTTCAAATACGGCAAAGCCCATGAAATTAAAACGGTGGGTAGAACCATTGGCTTAGCCTGGACTGAGCTGGGTGGAGATTTATTGGATATTGAAGCCACCATTATGCCCGGCAATGGTAAATTAACCATGACCGGTAAATTGGGTGATGTCATGAAAGAGTCTGCGCATGCAGCTCTGTCTTATGTGCGTTCACGTGCCAAGGCTTTGGGTTTAAGAGATGACTTTTATTCTAAAATAGACATTCATATCCATGTGCCTGAAGGCGCCATTCCCAAAGATGGACCATCTGCTGGGGTAACCATGGCCACGTCTTTAGCCTCTGCTTTGTTGCATGTGCCTGTTAGAAATGATGTAGCCATGACTGGTGAAATTACCATTGCGGGCAGGGTCTTGCCTATTGGTGGCTTAAAAGAAAAAATCTTGGCAGCGCACCGTGGTGGAATTAAAACGATAATTATTCCTAAAGAGAATGAAAAAGACCTTAAAGACATTCCAAAAAATGTTTTAAAAGAGTTAACTGTTCATGCAATGCAACATGCAGATGAGGTGCTTAAAGAAGCCCTGGCTTTGGAAGATTCTAGTAGAGCAGACTTTTTAAGTAACATTGAAGGCTTTTTACCGCCCATTTTTGAAAAAGACGCACAAGAAGCCGAAAACAAGCCCGTCCATTAA
- a CDS encoding sulfite exporter TauE/SafE family protein, which translates to MNWDLLMGPLPVLALLTGLCMGLMGSGGSLLTVPIFMHIFHLNSKLAVMASLAVVGINAVFGSILNIKDKHIDWTAALSFIPGSMLGTYLGARMGLVMSQTMQVNIFVAIVFFAAYKMFRANSGSSVNLQGPHKIATSFFYSMVIGLLTGVLGVGGGFLIVPALVLLVGLEHKHAVGTSLFIICFNAFLGFWVYQKSLNLQNHQQLIVYFSIIAMLGVFIGHATMKKLPLKTFRFIFAFALVFLGAWMLIKNL; encoded by the coding sequence ATGAATTGGGATTTATTGATGGGGCCTTTGCCTGTTTTAGCATTGTTAACCGGTTTATGCATGGGATTGATGGGCAGTGGGGGATCGTTGCTGACTGTTCCTATTTTTATGCATATCTTTCATCTTAATAGCAAATTGGCGGTGATGGCTAGTCTAGCAGTGGTTGGCATCAATGCTGTTTTTGGGAGTATTTTAAATATCAAAGACAAGCACATAGACTGGACAGCAGCCTTGAGCTTTATTCCGGGCTCCATGTTGGGTACATATCTTGGCGCGCGTATGGGTTTGGTGATGTCACAAACCATGCAGGTTAATATTTTTGTAGCCATTGTTTTTTTTGCTGCGTATAAAATGTTTAGAGCCAATTCAGGCAGCTCAGTCAATTTACAAGGCCCCCATAAAATAGCCACCAGCTTTTTTTACTCTATGGTGATTGGTTTATTGACCGGTGTTTTAGGCGTTGGAGGAGGTTTTTTGATTGTCCCCGCTTTGGTCTTATTGGTTGGACTGGAACATAAACACGCAGTAGGCACCTCTTTGTTTATTATTTGCTTCAACGCTTTTTTAGGTTTTTGGGTGTATCAAAAAAGTTTAAACCTACAGAACCATCAACAATTAATTGTATATTTTAGCATCATTGCCATGTTGGGAGTGTTTATTGGACATGCCACCATGAAAAAACTGCCCTTAAAAACCTTTAGATTTATTTTTGCTTTTGCTTTGGTGTTTTTAGGTGCATGGATGTTGATCAAAAATCTATAG